One genomic window of Nicotiana sylvestris chromosome 10, ASM39365v2, whole genome shotgun sequence includes the following:
- the LOC138880007 gene encoding uncharacterized protein, which translates to MDIDSVHQFMDDDGDEVQGLTLVTRTRKSFEAIKPAEIRFPSLEDGTLKEKGDEGPASPNVVTASQTSGNTPKGASFEARLPEQSASGDLPEAMTAGHSLSFSAFSEDAIRDAQNLKTSELGGVPSENDLFQGCFAGVDKADPVDVSSIFEEAQRLCSIVNFLWHSKLRRASNEEKNLRLLLDKKEEELKHLRSELTKAREYESELEKQVTSVLKKYGLPLPSSEANTSMSQLQQKLDMIGQLRGEVDQVQAGCNNWKAKMDTLVVAKNDALAKVSALEVQLRNAQGINLVQAGRIAELEAGLAKAKDEGVEVRAEAREIQAKADRTVTIYLKDATDAQMELRGSSDQEKRSNDYARRRSRRETLEEIHAKGFDLSEEIEQAKADEADAKFVLSSDDDDKSKKYVYLVNTGGIIPSAHGSAIP; encoded by the exons ATGGATATTGACTCGGTCCACCAGTTTATGGACGATGACGGTGACGAGGTGCAGGGTTTGACATTGGTGACTCGAACCAGGAAATCTTTCGAGGCTATCAAGCCTGCTGAGATCAGGTTCCCTAGTCTCGAGGATGGAACTTTAAAAGAAAAGGGGGATGAAGGCCCTGCATCACCTAACGTGGTAACTGCTTCTCAAACTTCTGGAAATACTCCAAAGGGAGCGAGcttcgaagctcgtttgcctgaaCAGAGCGCCTCGGGTGATCTCCCCGAGGCCATGACAGCAGGTCATTCGTTGTCATTTTCGGCCTTCTCCGAGGATGCCATTAGGGATGCTCAGAATTTGAAGACGTCCGAGCTAGGCGGAGTCCCGAGTGAAAATGACCTCTTCCAGGGTTGCTTTGCTGGGGTCGATAAGGCTGACCCAGTGGATGTGAGCTCAATTTTCGAGGAGGCTCAACGTCTTTGTTCAATTGTAAATTTTTTGTGGCACT CCAAGTTGCGTAGAGCTTCGAATGAGGAGAAAAACCTTAGGCTTCTCCTTGACAAAAAGGAGGAAGAACTAAAGCATCTTCGATCGGAGTTGACCAAAGCTCGTGAATATGAGAGTGAGTTAGAAAAGCAGGTAACTTCTGTTCTAAAAAAATACGGGCTACCTCTCCCGTCTTCGGAGGCTAATACTTCAATGTCTCAGCTGCAGCAAAAGCTCGATATGATTGGGCAGCTTCGGGGCGAGGTAGATCAAGTTCAAGCCGGGTGCAATAATTGGAAAGCGAAGATGGACACCCTCGTCGTGGCTAAAAATGATGCACTGGCGAAGGTATCGGCCCTCGAGGTtcaacttcggaatgctcaaggGATCAACTTGGTTCAGGCTGGCAGAATAGCCGAGCTCGAGGCTGGTCTTGCGAAGGCCAAGGACGAAGGTGTGGAAGTCCGGGCCGAAGCCAGAGAAATACAAGCCAAGGCCGATAGGACGGTGACCAtctatttgaaggatgctacCGATGCTCAGATGGAGTTGAGGGGGTCTTCCGATCAAGAGAAAAGAAGCAATGATTATGCCCGACGCCGATCCCGGAGGGAGACCCTCGAAGAAATCCATGCTAAGGGCTTCGATCTTTCCGAGGAGATAGAGCAAGCTAAGGCAGACGAGGCTGATGCCAAATTTGTCCTTTCCTCTGACGATGATGATAAGTCGAAGAAGTATGTTTATTTGGTTAATACTGGTGGGATAATCCCAAGTGCTCATGGTAGCGCTATTCCGTAA